One genomic region from Amphiprion ocellaris isolate individual 3 ecotype Okinawa chromosome 20, ASM2253959v1, whole genome shotgun sequence encodes:
- the LOC129347771 gene encoding involucrin-like, translated as MCKKLSRNVTCQQHVEQQHVDQQHVNQQHVNQPHSNQPHADQQHVNQQHSNQPHVNQQHVNQPHSNQPHVNQQHVNQPHSNQPHVDQPHVNQQHVDQPHSDQPHVDQPHVNQPHSDQPHVNQPHADLPHSDQPHSDQPHVDQPHSNQPHVNQPHSNQPHVDQPHADHPPLDQQHADQPHSNQPHSNQPHSNQPHVDQRHVDQRHVNQPHSNQPHSNQPHVDQPHADHPPVGQQHADQQHADQQHADQQHVDQPHSNQPHVNQPHSNQPHADQPHADQPHVDQQHVDQPPSNQSHSNQPHADQPPVGQQHADQQHADQQHVDQPHSNQPHVDQPHAHQPHAHQPHSNQPHIDQPHSDQPHADQPHADQQHADQQHVNQPHSNQPHVDQQHADQPHSNQQHVDQQHSDQPHVDQQHVDQPHAHQPHVNQPHVNQPHGDQPHADQPHVNQQHVDQPHSNQPHADQPHSNQPHVNQPHVDQQHVDQQHSNQPHIDQPHVDQPQSDQPHSDQQYVDQQHSDQPHADQQHVNQPHSNQPHVDQPHVDQPHIDQQHAYQQHVDQQHVDQPHSNQPHADQPHSNQPHVNQPHADQQHVDQQHADQQHVDQQHVDQQHSNQPHIDQPHVDQPQSDQPHSDQQYVDQQHSDQPHVDQLHINQPHSNQPHVDQQHVDQQHSDQPHPHADQQHVDQQHSDQQHSDQPHADQQHVDQQHVDQPHVDQQHVDQPHSDQPHADQQHVDQPHVDQQHSDQPHADQQHVDQPHADQQHVDQPHVDQQHSDQPHADQQHVDQPHVDQQHSDQPHADQQHVDQQHVDQQHVDQQHVDQQHSDQQHSDQPHSNQQHINQQQFLMHLYLCVQSLLKFRLQLGFLAFLGGMFPVWQLVVVVRFPGGGQADKWSSNELTNGLLTEQRDLLEPIR; from the exons ATGTGCAAAAAACTGAGTAGAAATGTAACATGCCAGCAACACGTCGAGCAGCAACACGTCGACCAGCAACACGTTAACCAGCAACACGTCAACCAACCACATAGCAACCAGCCACACGCCGACCAGCAACACGTCAACCAGCAACACAGCAACCAGCCACACGTCAACCAGCAACACGTCAACCAACCACACAGCAACCAGCCACACGTCAACCAGCAACACGTCAACCAACCACACAGCAACCAGCCACACGTCGACCAGCCACACGTCAACCAGCAACATGTCGACCAGCCACACAGCGACCAGCCACACGTCGACCAGCCACacgtcaaccagccacacaGCGACCAGCCACACGTCAACCAGCCACACGCCGACCTGCCACACAGCGACCAGCCACACAGCGACCAGCCACATGTCGACCAGCCACACAGCAACCAGCCACACGTCAACCAACCACACAGCAACCAACCACACGTCGACCAGCCACACGCCGACCATCCACCCCTCGACCAGCAACACGCCGACCAGCCACACAGCAACCAGCCACACAGCAACCAACCACACAGCAACCAACCACACGTCGACCAGCGACACGTCGACCAGCGACACGTCAACCAACCACACAGCAACCAACCACACAGCAACCAACCACACGTTGACCAGCCACACGCCGACCATCCACCCGTCGGCCAGCAACACGCCGACCAGCAACACGCCGACCAGCAACACGCCGACCAGCAACACGTCGACCAACCACACAGCAACCAGCCACacgtcaaccagccacacaGCAACCAGCCACACGCCGACCAACCACACGCCGACCAACCACACGTCGACCAGCAACACGTCGACCAGCCACCCAGCAACCAATCACACAGCAACCAACCACACGCCGACCAACCACCCGTCGGCCAGCAACACGCCGACCAGCAACACGCTGACCAGCAACACGTCGACCAACCACACAGCAACCAACCACACGTCGACCAGCCACACGCCCACCAGCCACACGCCCACCAACCACACAGCAACCAACCACACATCGACCAACCACACAGCGACCAGCCACACGCCGACCAGCCGCATGCCGACCAGCAACACGCCGACCAGCAACACGTCAACCAACCACACAGCAACCAGCCACACGTCGACCAGCAACACGCCGACCAGCCACACAGCAACCAGCAACACGTCGACCAGCAACACAGCGACCAGCCACACGTCGACCAGCAACACGTCGACCAGCCACACGCCCACCAACCACACGTCAACCAACCACACGTCAACCAACCACACGGCGACCAGCCACACGCCGACCAGCCACACGTCAACCAGCAACACGTCGACCAACCACACAGCAACCAGCCACACGCCGACCAGCCACACAGCAACCAACCACACGTCAACCAACCACACGTCGACCAGCAACACGTCGACCAGCAACACAGCAACCAACCACACATTGACCAGCCACACGTAGACCAACCACAGAGCGACCAGCCACACAGCGACCAGCAATACGTCGACCAGCAACACAGCGACCAGCCACACGCCGACCAGCAACACGTCAACCAACCACACAGCAACCAGCCACACGTCGACCAGCCACACGTCGACCAGCCACACATTGACCAGCAACACGCTTACCAGCAACACGTCGACCAGCAACACGTCGACCAGCCACACAGCAACCAGCCGCACGCCGACCAGCCACACAGCAACCAACCACACGTCAACCAGCCACACGCCGACCAGCAACACGTCGACCAGCAACACGCCGACCAGCAACACGTCGACCAGCAACACGTCGACCAGCAACACAGCAACCAACCACACATTGACCAGCCACACGTAGACCAACCACAGAGCGACCAGCCACACAGCGACCAGCAATACGTCGACCAGCAACACAGCGACCAGCCACACGTCGACCAGCTACACATCAACCAACCACACAGCAACCAGCCACACGTCGACCAGCAACACGTCGACCAGCAACACAGCGACCAGCCACAC CCACACGCCGACCAGCAACACGTCGACCAGCAACACAGCGACCAGCAACACAGCGACCAGCCACACGCCGACCAGCAACACGTCGACCAGCAACACGTCGACCAGCCACACGTCGACCAGCAACACGTCGACCAGCCACACAGCGACCAGCCACACGCCGACCAGCAACACGTCGACCAGCCACACGTCGACCAGCAACACAGCGACCAGCCACACGCCGACCAGCAACACGTCGACCAGCCACACGCCGACCAGCAACACGTCGACCAGCCACACGTCGACCAGCAACACAGCGACCAGCCACACGCCGACCAGCAACACGTCGACCAGCCACACGTCGACCAGCAACACAGCGACCAGCCACACGCCGACCAGCAACATGTCGACCAGCAACACGTCGACCAGCAACACGTCGACCAGCAACACGTCGACCAGCAACACAGCGACCAGCAACACAGCGACCAGCCACACAGCAACCAGCAACACATCAACCAGCAGCAATTTTTGatgcatttgt